The Glycine max cultivar Williams 82 chromosome 3, Glycine_max_v4.0, whole genome shotgun sequence sequence AGTTTCAGAGATAAATAACAAAAGTTAAGGATTCTTATCCCTGTGGTAGAAAGTACACAAACTGTTAGCAAGTATGGTGCCTGGTTTTGTATCTGATTAGCACGAGTAGTTGGTTGTTCTTTGTTTTTCCATTGCCATTTGTTAAAACTTGATTCGTGACATACTTGCACGGTGctctttttgagtttttttggaTTTATGATAAAGCCCAAAATGTTgtatttccttttcttcttttggtaATCTCATGCATGTGATTGGATGTGAACTTTTGTGCAGGTTAAGATGCAATTCTTATTGAAGGTGAGGTTTCATCACAAGAGATGAGGACTAGAGAGAAGTTTCTTGTTCTGGGGTGTCATCTACACTAAGCAGTTTTTTGACCATGACTAGTACGTAGTACATCTTGGATTCTCTAGAATTATCTTGATAATGTCTCATTTTGAGTTGACTAGAGATATTTCAACGGGTTTTTTGTAGGGCATGCTAGTGCAGGGATGTATTAGTTGAAACCCGTCACTTAGACCAAAAACATCTCATCCAATTTGTGATCTGGTTATCTGTATAGAACTGCTATTTTAATCTCAAACTTTTTATTGAGCTCTTCCCTTTTAAATATGTGTTGCATCAGTATAAGTGCTTTTATCATATACAAACACAAATCAGTTAagggttttttttatcttaccaGTCTAGTAAATTTTCAAATAGGTATGCATAAATAGAAGAGCTATTTCCCTTCCTCTGTGAAGGAGGTACCCTGAAGTTGATAGGCTTTGTTATGAGGTTTTAACCAATATTCAGAAATAAGAATCAAGTGCATAGAAAGAGCTAGACTGGTAtggccaaaaataaaaaataaataaataaaagctacCCTGGTTATGTGGCTGTTGCTTGTGGGGACTTTTGTTACACAGTATTATGTGGTCTGCATGTGTCATGTGAAAAGGTGATGCTATTAATCAATGCACCAATAATGTTGATTATGATATCATATCATGAGTGTATataaaatatgtgaatgttgCTTGCATATGCGTATCAAATCAAGTTCTCTGATGTTGGTGAGAACTTAAAGCTCAGGCGGCTCTTAGTAAGAGCCATGCATGACATGGGACTCTTCATGATTCAAACAGCCATTTCTCATTGTCAAGTATGACGAACTGCtgtctctttttatttatttttgattatgCTTATTATGATGTATGAGCCATCTCTACTTATTGTGTTTACTGATTTGTGATTTGTGGCTTATCTTGCGTCACTGACTAGTTCCTACCCACAAAATACATTATACAGCTGGTTCTTAGTGCCAGAATGTAATGCAGGCTAGTGTTTTTTATTGTTAGTTATTAGCCAATTTATCGTTTCTTCTGAATCTGGTCCAAGTATTTGGACTTTGCAAATTCATAGTGGCAGGTTTGAAAATTGTAACTTTatgtataatattaaaaaacaaccATTTTGAGTCCAGTCTTTTGAGCGTGACTCAATCAAGAAAGTGGTGCAGGTGATGATGTGAGTTGATTTTCAAAGTGATTATATTGCCGAAGAATGCAGATTTGATTTTAGATTCTGATAACGACCTTGAGATATCTTATGCTAGATGAATCTTTGAGTATATCCCCGTTCCTCTGACCGAATAGACAAAACTGCATGAGATTTGAATTTAATGATACACCCATCAACCAAAAAAgaataatagtaacaaattaACAACACTCTTCTTTTCAAGTTAAAAACATGCAGCATGTTGAAGACAAAACCCacctgttttattttttttgttcacaaaaaaaaatcaaatttcatttcgaaatttaaattctttttaaagtGTGTTAAACTTCCTCGGTTGAAACAAATTAGTCTGACTTTAAGTTAAAGGATAATTACATGTAAAAAATTACTAGTATATATGCTTTGGGAAAAACTATCAAGAAATAGCAACTGTGAGAAAGCTTCCTTGCTTACTGTCGTATATCTTTTGCACTTTGCAGTTTCacgtttcattttctttttttctacacGTTTCATTTGTTCTGAGcttcctttattttttcaattttcttaccATTTATCTACTCCTTTAACAATTCAGTAAAACATGATTAATatgataatatgaaaaaaaaaataattaaaggatccgctaaaagtattttaatagtagaggttaagaaatatgagagataaaaaaaatagaagtcagATAATATGATAAcgtagatttaattaaaaatttaaaagtatttttaaggaTTCAAATAACTGTACTAATTAAGTTAAAGAACACTAAAAAGTTAGTTAAGTTCAAAATAATATGTTAAGTTCaaagatgaaattaaaaaatttatttgtagaCATCTGACATTATAGAAGATAGATAGAAATTAcgtgataaattttaattgtcatGTCATTATTAAAGACGTCATATAGGCATGCATGGTAAGACACATCTTAAGAATAACgaatgaaaattaacaattacactaatttatctttttttcacattttgatatctaaatttaaattttttatctttatacaaTTATCAAAAGGTCTGACATTTTAAGGACTAAACTGagtatttatctatttttaatataacaaatGCTTTATACTTTTGTACAACGATTGATAAAcccttttcttaattaaaatatagtcTAGTTAATGTGTATagtaagagaattaaaataagtaCTTGAGTAGTTTTAGTACTCTGATGAGCTCATGTTAAGTAGGAAGTTGTCGGTAGAGTTTACAGGCAGGTGGCAGTGTACTAACTAGAGTTAGGAAGCCACAAACGACAGCAGTTCCCAGGTGCGGCGTTCGgcgcaaaaataaaaataaaaactactgatcaaccaattaaataattaaactaaaccaAAACCATACCAACCCCatacaattaattaaagacaTGCACTACACGAAACAAATAATAGTACTCGTACTATACTACTATCAGCTTCTAAACGAtactaaaaagtaaataaataaaatagccaTGAGAGTCCAACTTACATTAACTTAATTGGTCTAAGCCCATTCATTAGAAAAACCAGAGGTTTATTGCTTTCACCATTTACAAATGTTTCCTCTGAACCCTACATCTGAGGTTCACATGTTTCCATTCATATTCTTATAAGACTCTTTTATGCACCTTATTCTCACTGTCCCACTTCCCCTGACCCCTCACTCTTCCATACTATAGTCCTCAGATTTTTAGTTTGCACCATTTCCTAGTGTGCCCGTGTGCCTACAAATTTTATTCACTTCCTCCCACTCAGGTCCTTTCTTTtcaaacataaaatacatatctttctctctctctttgtgtGTTGGTTATTAGTAcaattatactactactataCTATGGCTTCTGCTAGTGGAAATGGTGTCTCTAATGGCTCTGGCTCTCCTTGCGGGGCATGCAAGTTCCTCAGAAGAAGGTGTGCTTCTGATTGTATCTTTGCACCTTACTTTTGTTCAGAACAGGGCCCTGCTAGATTTGCAGCCATACACAAGGTATTTGGTGCCAGCAACGTTTCAAAGTTGCTTTTGCACATACCAGCTCATGATCGTTGTGAAGCGGTTGTCACAATCACTTATGAGGCTCAGGCTCGTATTAGAGACCCTGTCTATGGCTGTGTCTCTCACATTTTTGCCTTACAACAACAGGTATACCATTATATGTTCTTACAAAACTCATCTAAACTACGGAACTTTATGTTACTTTTTTTCTGGATATGATAGATCTTCTcatgttcattttttatgtttatatatccTGATAGACATCAAATAAGTAACGCATTAACACCTATTTAatgtaggaaaaaaattaaatatggagTTCTAATGgtgttttttatgttgttgtCTAATTAGAATTGAAGTTTTGTTTTGGTAATCTACGTGTAAACATTTTTATTGAGATAAAACTTTAATTCTAATGGGAGAACAATACCAAAAATACCTAAAATATTGTATGTAGGTTTTATTCTTTTATGGCTTTCTATCATGGAggaaatatacataaatatctAAACATAACAAGCCACTCGTTCATCAAATTCTCTTTAGTTAGAACTtggtaattttttctttcttgtcttttcttttatatatgttgGAAATTTGGAAAACCGTTCAACCAAACTAGCTACTCCTGTCTTTATCTCTTGCTTGAACTCTAGCTACCTATCTTTGGCTTCTATGATTCCTCAAGGGCCATTACTCCAAcaagaataatatttattattatcattggcTATATAAAATAACACACCAGTCAATTTATCTAGAAACAAACAAATTCTCTAATCACACTCATTAAAATTCTGACTTTTCTAATTTtcttacattttcttttttgttgaaatGCAGGTGGCACGCTTGCAGGCACAGCTGATGCAGGTAAAAGCTCAGCTGACTCAGAACCTAGTGGAGTCCAGGAACATAGAGAATAATCATCATTTGCAAGGGAATAATAACAATGTTACAGGACAACTAATGAATCATCCATTTTGTCCCACTTACATGAATCCTATATCTCCTCAAAGCTCACTTGAATCAATTGATCACAGCAGCATCAATGATGGAATGAGCATGCAAGATATACAAAGCAGAGAGGATTTCCAAATCCAAGCTAAAGAAAGACCATACAACAACAATGACTTGGGGGAGCTGCAAGAACTGGCACTAAGGATGATGAGGAACTGATTAATTATGACTAGGTTAGCACCAAAGCTAGCCTTTTCATTTTCTAGAAGGGTGTTCCTTGATGTTTAGGGGGGGATGGTCTTTTGCTAGTGTTGTATATATAATGAGTGTCATGAAGAAAAACTGGTCATAACTGATGATAAGCCTAAAGTTTAAACTAAGCATTAGGCTTTTTTCTGTTTGTGGATTCaatccaaaagaaaattaattttttgcagCCTAGCTAGCTGAGTctgtctctctctttctctatatatatgcgTGCTTAATGTTTTTGCTAAAATTAGCAGTGGTTAAATTTGAGTCTAGAAAATAATGTGGTTTTTGTTATGTGAACTACAGTAGAGCATAGAGACAGTCTTAAGCAAAAATGGCAAAAGGGAAGCCTAATGAATAGGGGTTgtcataaattatatattatgcaTTCTTTGCCTGTCAAGCTTAAATAATTATGGTGCGTACCTTTGAATTATGAGTTGTCCTTCGTTTTTTCCCTCGCTTAAtgggagattttttttttctcaacaaaaCCACACACTTAATTGAACTTTCTAGATGACATTGCTTGACACGttgaaatttatgttttatttatgatGGAAATCCCCCATCTAGGTTAATTTGGATTTGTTAAAAGACAAACACATACTGGTCTCAGCTGTACTACTTTAGCGAATAATCTCTTTCACGTTTCTGAGGTGTTTGGCGACAAAAAGTAATATCACAAAGTACTTTACACACTAAGCTTCAATTTACtgaaaaatgaattataaacAACACTATCTTCTATTGTATTtgataatttgttaatttttttatggaggGAGGGGGAAGCAACAAAGAGACCAAAAAGAGATCATGCATGAGCCTTAATCATTGCATATTAGTCCATATAATATAAGTTTgagcttttttttctctccccaTTTTATATATGTTGCAAAAAAACCGGTGAGAGGAACTTAAGTCAAAAGTGATCAAGATGCCCCATCTTCTTCAACATGTTTAGATCCAAATGCAATGTTCCCTTGGGTGCATTGATGAGACATttttctaagaattctttttgcaaggGGGCTAGAGGGGACTTGGATGCTACCATTATAGTTAAAAGCAAGCACAACCCAAGGGTGAGTATATCCAATGGACCCTAATTTACTAACAGGTAGTTTTACCTAACATTACTATGCTAATCTAATTGTAATATCAATATACCAATGATTTTGTATTCGTACAAGTAGACAAAGTGTCTCCCGGGTTGAATACATGGGCAAgatcactatttttatttaaccaaTTAACCTCATTCTATGGTAACATCAAATAAAGAGCCTAATCCTATAAAGCGTTGCAAGCTAGGGAACTAGTCggcaatatatattttagaagtAAATGCTTTGATTCATTTGGTAGAGCCATTAAGTTGAATAAATTTAGTGGGGGGTGTTGGCACTTTTACGTACGGTGATGATCAAATAATGAAAGAGTTGTAGTAATAAACCGACAGAAATAGAGAACCGTACTATATATCGAATCGATTCGGTCTTGCAAAGTGCTGTTCTTGTGATCAAAatgtacttttaaaattaacttgttgGTTAATCGTGAAACTATTTTATGATTTCCTTGCATGCCACTCAAATATTATTGGTGAGTTCGTACTAATTTTGATCGGTAAAATAAAACCAAGCATGCATTGTGTaccttataaattatttaattaaatacagAAAATATAATTTGGTCTTAGACTTCTGCTCACACAATAATAGGTGATACCTTGCATAGGGGAGACAAGACTAGTAGACAGGGATCTTGTTCAACACTTTCATAATAGAGTTCAACTATGGGGACCATATACGCAGAAACTCGTAGTGAAGCACAAGTAACGGATCAAGAGTAAGAGAAATTCAAGTAATATCACCTAATTAATAATGAGTACTCCTAATGAAAATTTGCATGTGTGTGTGTCCAATGAGATATAAATTAAATCTGAAATTTCAAATCATTGAAGTGCCTTTGAAAACGAGTTTTAAGTCTTAATTTTCAATTGGATTCACCTCAATTTGCTTCCTTAAAATAAACGCTTCTCAAATCTCAAGCATgtagaaaattattatatatatccaGGAAACAGAACTAGAACTAGCAGAAAGATCTCCTATGGTTATAGGCTTATAGGACTgtaagaaaatgaatgaaatgtgCAGGCCAAtatttgaaagttgttgtttaAGTATTAATGGACCACCTTTAGAACCGGCTACAGAAACTTGCATATGGACAATAAAATAAGCATCCTAAGTCATGTCacaatgatttaattaatgaaaaaaaatatgtatatagatAATCAGTCCAATTAAACGGCCATTAATTCCATAATTTGTCTAAAAGAATTAAAGATTATCTTTTTAACTAGactattaagaaattaattaaggaactaaaaacagaaaatatttattgtgaaaataaataaagtcatgAACATCGGAGAATAtaattttgcatattttaataaaaaaaatccttctttTATACTGTAATTGCTTAACCAATATCATAAGTacattgattaatatttatcattaaagaaTGACAAAGCAGATAAAAgagcaattaaaaaaaacttttagccGGACCATTATTTGCACCAGagaaagtaattaatatattggCAGACCCATTAGTTTAATTGGAGATGAGTGATTATGATTAGCGGAACGTGAGAGCAAAAGTTgttccaaaaaagtaaaatatgggACCTGTGCTAAGTGAAGATTTATATTGGTCTTTACTTATTCTGATGAGTTGCTatgtgataaataaaataaagaaatagagTCAAAAGACGGGAGTAGAGAAGATAAGAACAGAGTGCAGAgtggtatatatatttcttgCCATACTCAACAATTTATATgtggaaaatatatatatatatatatatatatatatatatatatatatatatatatatatatatataatccgtTTACACCAAGTGTAAAATGTTTTACACAAAATTTTTGCCACCcaatttaaataatctaaaaactaaaattaattcacttaaaaaatttaattagctAATCACCAacattattatttctaattaaacgaattgataaaaatcattaatgacaacactaaataataattttcgtAATATTTGCCAGtcttatttacataaaaaaagatttaaaatatttatcatttgtgtGCTAacgaaaattgaaatttgtatcATCATCCAAACTCTCAAAAGTATAACTTTTCATGTCCTCCACTTCCATGAACAACATATGTTTCacaattcaataattaatattcctgaaagatataaaaaaacaaatattaaaaagtgaaaaataattatgattttctgtgaattttttttatagttaatatCCTCTTTTATGATCATATAAAATAGTCCAGTATACAATAAAAGCATTACATATggataggaaaaaaataatttttagttattaataaacTCAAATCTAGTATAAGGAGTGACCAACCCCCTTATATATCACATAACCCATGTAAAGAACTTAGCAAAAGAAAGATGTTCATGgatgataaatattatttttagcaaAGGAAAACGttatagataataattttttttatagaattcaaaattttgttttgacaAAGATAAAATTGgcaaatatcataaaaaatattatctggtgatattattaatgattctgattaattaatttaattagaaataataaaatcatatctCATGATTTactaattagaatttttaaattttttaagtgaatAAATTTCAGctttagattatttaaattgagTATTCAAATTTGGTGTAAAACTACTGATGTAAACGGAtcctataaataattaaaattaagattaagacTATCTTTGATAACATTAAAACTCGCTTAAGTCtgatgtatgattttttttaagcgaACCACACGGTCTACAAAGCTATGATCTACGTGATAGTTGAAGTTGGATTTACGCATtcttttcatatatattctTTAATACCCGCAACAACTATAATTCTTAAAATCAATGAAGTAAAATGAgtagataaaattaataacccTTTATAGATATTCGAATTCCTTAattcaatagtttttttaaagtatctataaaataaattgagtaaataaataataaaattattaaattaattaatacttatTACATAGATTAttccaaaatataataatttattataaatataattaaaaatatatgattattaCATATTACAtatctaaaatgttttatttatctgaaagaatatctttaatttttcattaattagatcaataaaattaaatttaatatatatcaaataatacaaatattttaaacatggAATACAGATGAATCATCATCAATTATATATGGGAgtcttgtaaattattttaatcatcaCCAATTATGCAGTATGTTTTTGATCCCCGGGATTGGCCAAAGGACTGCATATTGGTCCATTCTATTAATTTACTCCTCCTGCGTGTTAAGATTTAAAAGTGGGACACACGTGCAACTTTAATGTTTGATTTAACATGGATGTCACTGACGTTTATTAAACACGGGAGTTTATCTTCAAAAGAAACAAGTAGCTGCCTTTCTTGTTTCTTAtagcaaaataattttcatttttactgtATCAGTGATGtgaagtaattatttattttattaatgattaatttttattaaaattttaattaattatttttaataaattttttctttctaattatataattttatttacaagaCTTAAATCTaagtttttattaacaaaattattcaaaCTAACAACATATTCTTTGGGAATAAATCTGTAGCTAGTATTGTGGGTAATTGTCCCCGCTAAAATTTTAGTGCAGCCtgttattatatatactattatattttaattgatctcactttatataatataatgtatatTTAGTGTTTCCGTTCATATTTTATGTCATACAATTCTTTATGTAATTCCCCTCATTGAACAATTGTCCtcataattttgataaaaacatttataaaatttcCTATGAtaatatactatattttttgacaaaaaatcaATTACTTGTGTACtcattgaaaatagaaaaatttagtttatttgttaTAGTCTATCatgtatttgttatttgtttttaccaaatgcatttatttttgtttctgttttatattttagttacaTAAGTGTCAAATTAATTGTTACTTGTATAATCTTTAAGTTATAATCTTTATTGGACATGCATATCCTTAAATGTAATAAGTaatgaatataataattaaatatataaaatattaataattaaaatttattaagaaaagaaattgtGAACTCGCATGCATAACCCTGTTTTACTTTTGTTATTCAATATCTTATGAAAGTTTTTTCTGCTAGGAATATCTAAAAATCTTATGTCAAACTATATAAGAGATAGTTAAGACAAATTCTAACATGGACCTATGACTCAAATGCTCATGATGGATCAGTGCAAAAAAAGTGGTACTGTAGCTAAGTATGATATGATTGATGGGATGAGTAAACAAGTTTTAACCCTTTAGGTTCATAATCAGTTCCTCATCATCCTTAGTGCCAATTCTTGCAACTCCCCCAAGTCATTGTTGTTGTATGGTTTTTTTCTATAGCTTGGATATGGAAATCCTTTCTCCTTTGTATGTCTTGCATGCTCATTCCATCATTGATATTGTTGTGATCAATTGACTCAAGAGAGCTTTGAGGAGATATAGGTTTCATGTAAGTGGGATAAAATGGATGGTTCATTGGTTGTCCTGAACGCTGTTATTATTCCCTAGCCATTGATGATTATTCTCTATGTTCCTAGACTCCACTAAATTCTGAGCCAAATGAACCTTCACCTGCATCAGTTATGTTTGCAAGCATGCTTCCTACATTTCAGCAAAAAAAGTGGTATGTTagatatcatttaaaataaatcaatgatAGAAATACACACAACTGTCTTTCtcctattaattataattttaaattaaaaaatcatactaTATCAATGAATTGTCATTTTTAACCCTATAGGTTTATAAGCCACTTCGTTCCTCCATGTCTTTTGCGATTTTTCTTCCCCAAAACCCATTATCAAAATTGTTTCAAAGATACCAGTGCTACAAAGTTGAGCACCATGCCTTTACGCCTTTTCTAGTTGACATTAGACCTCCGTCACTCTAAGGTTATGTTCGACAAGGTATTTCAAttaacttttacttttttttattagttaaaaaattcatttagttGTTtgataaacaagtttttttttagtaactttAGCGTTTTTTGAAACGCTTAGCTATTGgcttctaactttttatattttttttacttttatcctcAATACATTATTCATTTtccttgttatattttttaaataaatcatgattttgttatttttttgtcattttatacttttcaacTATTTCGACAGTTAATTTTACAGTACActtctaatttaataagttaattttttagttactatTTAACTTTCCAGTTTTCCAGTTTTCCAGTTTTCAACTaactttttagttaatttttccgAACATAACTTAAGTCCCATATGGTCACGTCGTCACTCTTGTGAGACCCGATTGTGGAGCAAGAGGTGTGCGATGGTGTTGTCATTGTTGTAACATCTCTGATTGTCGACTTCTTGACGGCTCACATACTACAACATTTCACACGATGACACTTCAGTCAATATTCTTGTTAGTCAGAACCTAATATCAATCAGAACTCTCTGTAGGTAGCCTTTTCTGAGACCTCAACAATCAATGTCTGATTTTTTTCAAGATCAATGTTTGTCTCCACAAATCAATATGAGACTTTTTAGCATGTTTTATCCTCACTCACATTTTTCGAGAAAACTTCCTAGAAGGTCGCCCATCTCATAACTGCTTCAAGCCAAACACATTTAACTGTGGAGTTCTTACTACCAAAAAATAGATGCATCGTGTTAGTATATGTAGTaccaattaattcttttaagttaTCATCAACTGTACAATCTCATACCTGCACAATCTCTAGATCTCTCTCTTTCCGGTATGATTCATCGGGGTGTTACAACTGTAGTGATCGTCCATGACTACGGAGAGAGGgaggaaggaaaaataaaaagagaagaaagatgaTGTCGTCAAGGAGGCTATTGTTGCTCTCTATTTTTTGTGTCtttttttcctctattttttttgcatatgCAATACTTCTTATCCCCCAAAATAGTGACCTCAAAACCTTCTCCTAAGTTAATTTTGTGTCACAAACACCATCCTCTGCGTATTGGGTGTGTTGCGGTTAGTAATCACAAGGGAGAAATCAAAGTTAATCACAACAAATTTAAGAGGTGAAAAGGTGTGAGCTTTTAAAGTGTTACTAGCAATGGAGTCATACTATGCACCACCACCATTCTATGGCAATATGTGACTTTAaagacttttaaatatttatttaaaatttctaaaataaaaaaatgacaaatagaagaaaatagtaGAAACCACTCAAGATAGAAATGTGAGTCATAATAATTAGAGGAACATTTTCAATTTACCACCGTCGTCATCCTAGAGTTTGCCACCATCAACTCTATTTTATCTctcaaaacaataatttattttaaagaagagTACTTGATAACTATTCACAAACAATGGAGTTGCCTTGAGACTTAAAGGGTTTTGACTTTCAAGCTCATGAGCAAAGAATATGGCACTGttcaaaaataattcaaagaaggtttaatttgtaattttaatttttaaaataaaaaatatttactaatattTAGCTATAATACTCCTTTGCATTGGTCCATCATGAACCATTTGAGGCACTAGTCCATGCTAGAATTTGTCAATGGTTAATGATTGTTTAACTAAAGTGTATGACTCGTGTCATGCACCGGTAAATATTGTTTACAAATGTTCCCTTTGAACCCTACATATGAGGTCCACATGTCCCATTCACATTTCTTATAAGACTCTTTATGCTCTTTATTCCCATTGTCTCACTTCCCCTGACCCCTTCCTTTCCCATATCATAGTCTTTAGATTTTTAGTTTGCACCATTTTGTAGTTTGCCTACAAATTTTATTCACTTCCCTTATTCGGGTCCTTTCTTTTCACATATAAAACACACATCCATCTCTCTCTATTTGTGTGTTGGTTATTACTATTATACCACTACCATACTATGGCTTTGCTAGTGGAAATGGTGGCTCTAATAGTTTTGGCTCTCCTTGCGGGGCATG is a genomic window containing:
- the LBD14 gene encoding LBD domain-containing transcription factor, translating into MASASGNGVSNGSGSPCGACKFLRRRCASDCIFAPYFCSEQGPARFAAIHKVFGASNVSKLLLHIPAHDRCEAVVTITYEAQARIRDPVYGCVSHIFALQQQVARLQAQLMQVKAQLTQNLVESRNIENNHHLQGNNNNVTGQLMNHPFCPTYMNPISPQSSLESIDHSSINDGMSMQDIQSREDFQIQAKERPYNNNDLGELQELALRMMRN